In Scylla paramamosain isolate STU-SP2022 chromosome 31, ASM3559412v1, whole genome shotgun sequence, one DNA window encodes the following:
- the LOC135116373 gene encoding myb/SANT-like DNA-binding domain-containing protein 4 — MAEEPQKKKRKPNWSQEETLLLVNVIMEKHLIINGRFKPSLSHKDKREAWQSITDAINGRNPLTKRTVEEVETKWFSVLSKSRKKIAAIKAEYNQSGAGGPQAPPLDPVDMKVEELLGEKNATVTGVNQNDLGFHTLRKLQTQQRQEDTEELGEEPPQQQVEDDSELPQLHWQSVQRQPQPQQSSHKAHHLELLEDGSFIECTITEPETSAAQPSISTPKLRKCSSVSDEYQQYKAEKRKLKLEKEKLKIEKRKVKLLALRGNIELKHKLMMAEIDYYQSLTAKNMKN, encoded by the exons ATGGCAGAAGAaccacagaaaaagaaaaggaagccaAACTGGTCACAAGAGGAAACACTCCTCTTGGTTAACGTGATAATGGAGAAACACTTGATTATAAATGGGCGATTTAAACCAAGTTTAAGCCACAAGGACAAGAGGGAGGCATGGCAAAGCATAACTGATGCCATTAATGGAAGAAATCCACTGACTAAGCGGACTGTAGAAGAAGTTGAAACCAAATGGTTTTCTGTGCTCTCAAAATCGAGGAAGAAAATTGCGGCAATAAAGGCTGAATATAACCAATCAG GTGCTGGTGGCCCCCAAGCTCCTCCACTTGACCCAGTAGACATGAAAGTGGAGGAATTATTAGGGGAGAAGAATGCAACTGTGACAGGTGTGAATCAGAATGATCTCGGTTTTCATACGTTGAG GAAGCTGCAGACCCAGCAACGGCAGGAAGACACTGAAGAGTTGGGAGAAGAACCACCCCAGCAACAGGTAGAGGATGATAGTGAACTCCCTCAGCTTCATTGGCAAAGTGTCCAACGCCAGCCCCAACCACAACAATCTTCGCACAAGGCCCACCACTTAGAACTCTTGGAGGATGGGTCCTTTATAGAATGCACCATCACTGAACCTGAAACCTCTGCGGCCCAACCAAGCATATCAACACCAAAACTAAGAAAGTGTTCAAGTGTCAGTGATGAATATCAACAATACAAAGCTGAAAAACGCAAATTAaaacttgaaaaggaaaagttaaaaattgaaaaaaggaaagtaaaattgTTAGCATTGAGGGGAAACATTGAACTTAAACATAAGTTAATGATGGCAGAAATTGATTATTACCAGTCTTTGAcagcaaaaaatatgaaaaattaa
- the LOC135116372 gene encoding putative nuclease HARBI1, with translation MAEQQQQLPRRQRVYRQRRDVFNEYSDDELIKRFRMNRAGIITVADLVRDKLQSRTERNQPLSPETKVAITLRYLATGKMQQCSSDDFGTSQATISRVITQTIDALSEPDIVTQFVKFPLTRQEVQVKQEEFMEDYRFPGVVGTIDGTHIRIVAPSVDEHLYVNRKRYHSINVQVVFDAKYRILDVLARWPGSVHDARILDESGLKALFEQNYVPAGCYLLGDSGYPCKEWLLTPYLNPLAGVQTNYNTAHKRTRCVVERGIGQLKRRFHVLHGEVRLSPEKTCKIVYVCALLHNMCKQFNIPVPINEEDEVFHDAAEGDVGADEEEPGEAEIPPNPGRPAGRNGHPFRDYIANLHFSRPVAE, from the exons ATGgcggagcaacaacaacaacttccaaGACGACAGCGAGTGTATCGACAGCGACGGGACGTATTCAACGAGTACAGTGACGACGAACTCATCAAACGCTTCAGGATGAACCGTGCTGGTATAATAACAGTGGCTGATTTAGTGAGGGACAAACTTCAATCCCGTACAGAACGGAATCAACCACTGAGTCCTGAGACCAAGGTGGCAATTACCCTAAGATATTTGGCCACGGGTAAAATGCAGCAGTGCAGCAGTGACGACTTTGGGACCTCACAAGCAACAATCAGCCGTGTCATTACTCAGACAATTGATGCACTGTCAGAACCAGACATTGTAACTCAATTTGTAAAATTCCCATTGACTCGCCAAGAAGTTCAAGTGAAACAAGAAGAGTTCATGGAAGACTATAGGTTTCCCGGTGTTGTGGGTACCATAGATGGCACACACATTAGAATTGTGGCTCCCAGTGTCGATGAACatttatatgtaaatagaaAACGATACCACAGCATCAATGTGCAAGTCGTATTCGATGCCAAGTACAGGATACTTGATGTCTTGGCACGGTGGCCTGGTTCAGTACATGATGCCAGGATATTGGACGAGTCTGGCTTGAAGGCACTTTTTGAACAAAATTATGTCCCAGCTGGATGCTACCTTCTAGGAGACAGTGGTTATCCTTGCAAGGAGTGGTTGCTGACGCCTTATCTAAACCCTCTGGCTGGCGTTCAGACAAACTATAACAC AGCACACAAGAGGACACGTTGTGTTGTAGAGCGGGGGATTGGCCAGCTCAAGCGACGGTTCCATGTACTTCATGGTGAAGTGCGATTGTCCCCAGAGAAGACATGCAAAATCGTCTATGTCTGTGCTCTGCTTCACAACATGTGCAAGCAGTTTAACATTCCAGTGCCTATCAACGAGGAAGATGAAGTGTTCCACGATGCAGCTGAAGGGGACGTAGGTGCAGATGAAGAAGAGCCAGGTGAAGCAGAGATACCTCCTAATCCTGGTAGACCAGCTGGCCGTAATGGACATCCATTTCGAGATTATATTGCCAATCTTCATTTCAG CAGACCAGTGGCTGAGTGA